ATGTGCATCTCGTGCAGAATGTGAGGGGCTTGATATTGTGATTATGTCAGGCGGTGCCTGAGAGGCGGATGCTATGGGAAACGAGTCGCTACAACTGAAATGGAATGCGCACCGGACCTTCGATCGGAGGCTCTACCGACGTGACTAACTGTGCAACCGTTGCCAAAGATCGAAATTTTATCGCAACATTCCGGTCGTAAAAGCTTGGCTTTCACGACGGACGTTGTCTGAGCGCCCCTGCTGTTTTCAGGAATGCGTGGGAGATAATTTGGGTCGATGTCGATCCCGGCTTTATGAATATGCGCTTCGCAGGCCAACCGCCGTTGCGGCCTCCCTCCAAAAGCTGCATCCGACCACGGTCGGGCGGCGAACGGAAGCATGGCGATTGGACGTGACCGCTTCGAACGCCATCGGGACTTCCGCGCGTTTGTGGTGCGTCACGCCTTCGGCGACGATCTGTTCGCCGGCGCGCGCTACCAGCAGATAAGGGTGTCGGTGATGCGCCAGCTTGCTGATCAGCCGGCGGCGTTTCGCCATCGCTTCCGCCAGTTCCTGCATCTTTGGAACGGTGTGCAGGATATCGCGCGCCAGCCGGGCTGCAGCGCTGTCTTCGAAATGGAACCGAGGCAGCCGCTTGATCTTCCCGACGCTCAATCCCGCGTCTTCGTGAACGGATACGATATCGTCCAGTCCGTCAGGCAGCCACCCCAGGCCGAACGTTTCTTTCTCCTCCTGGCGAAGAGAAGGAGGCGCATCGGCGTCGTAGACATAGTGGCAATCCATCAGGAGACCGCCGGGCCTCAGGCATCTCGCCACCATTCGGTAGAGATCCAGCGGCCGCTCGAAAAAGGCAGCACTTCCTCCGCAGATGATGACATCTGCCTCCGATATGATGTCCGGGAGCGCGGCAATGTCGACGCAGGAAAATATCGCCGTCGACTCCTCCCGCCGTGCGACCTCTCGCGCGACCTCGATTATCGCCGGATTTTCGTCCACACCGATCACTTCGGCTTGCGGAAAAGCCCGTGCAACCCTGCGGCTGATCCAGCCTGTATTGCAGCCAAAGTCGACGATCTTGCGCGAACCGCTGGGAAAGGCGGCAAGGATCGCCTCCATCATTGTTTCCCCGCCAGGCGGTACGTTCTTCTGTTTCAAAGCTGCGACGATCGAGAAATAGTAGTCCTGGGAAGAGAGGGGCTTCATGGCTGACACACCTTGCAATCGAGGTTCTTGGAAACAGGATGGAGTGAGGCATGGCCCGTGGCCGGATTGAAGAGCCAGCGATGGCCGCGCAATGAACTGCGGTGGGTAAGGCGTTCGATGGCGATCTGCGAAACCGCAAAACAAGCGATCAGGGCGTTGTCGGCCGGCGACGGCGGCGCTGCGACCCCCGTGTCGACCGATGCCGGCGATGTCGAGCAGCAGAAAGGGCAGGCATCATCCGGCTGCGCCACCAGTGGCCCGGCGACACAAAACGGTCCAACCTGGCCGACATGCAGGTAAGGCGGAGGCTCCGGCGCCGTCGCGCGATATTCCGCCAGGAATTGGCGGGCCAGGGAGACATCGTCCTCTGCAAGTATCAGGAAAGGTTTACGTGTCCGGGCCAGAGTGAGCCGGGCAGCTTCCGCCCCATCGGCGAACTGGGTCATGATTGCAACCGCGGCGGAAAAGCGGGAGGCGAGATAAGTTGCCAACCGGTCGCTCTTTAATCGACCGGTATCTTCCGCCGTCCCACAGGTCATCCGTTTTTGGCTGCTCTCTTCGATGCGGTCGCCGTCCACGAGGAAGAAATTGCGAGCCCCGAGCGCTGCGAGCTGGGAGGCAATCTGGGAGCCGAGGCCTCCGCATCCGACAATTATGAAATCCGTCTCGTGAATGACATCAAAGAGATCTGCATGATATTCGAAGGCTCTCATGATCGTTTACCTTGCTTGAACCGGTCGGGAACTGCTGAGAATTCACAGGAACCGCGCCCACCCATCACGCATGCTCCATCACCGTCGAACTTGACGTTCCCGCCAGCGCGACATCTTGGATTGAAAACTCATCGGGAGGCTGCCTGGCGGCTTTGCGGATCATATGGAGCCGGCCATCGTACCAGAGGCTCAGGCCATCGCCGTTGCTCTGCAGCATCGGGCGGCCCATTCTCGGGTCGATGGGCTGCTCCCCCCGCAGCAGCACCTGCCCGAGATCCCAGGCCTGACGATCCACGACACACAGGCGCTGGGCATAGTAGGCCTTGCGCCGAGCCGGCGGCTCGCACTCCAGAAGCCGGTCGATGAGCGCCAAGATTGCGGCGCCCCAGGAAGGAATGACGGCGATGTCCCGGAGATCGAGAAGAACATCGCCGCCCAGACGCTCGATCCCCTCGCGGGCGATATCGATGAGCGGAATTAGGCGGGCAGCATACGCAATGACAAAAGCTGCTTCCCGCGCACGGTGCTCAGGCGGTGCTCTGAAAGGCAAGCATGCGATGCGGACAGCGCACTCCCAGGGAATGGCGTAGGCCGTATGCACGATGCTTTCGAGCGTCTGTAAACTGTGTGTGTATGGCGATACGTATCGCAGTTCGGCGGGCAGCGATAACGGCGCAGCCGCCGTATACAGCCGCAGCAGGACATGCCCCGCTTCGCGCAGAAGCTCAGCGGCGGTCGCCGGATAGTCTTCGGCGTCCAGCTTTTCCTGCGACAGGACCACGACGGCACTCCCCGGCAGGTCGCCGGAGCTGGAGAACGAGCTTATCGCACCGCGCCGGGTGCCGATATAAAGTGTGTGAAGGCCTGCAGTCAGCCGTTGATAGCCACCGGGATCGACGCTCGAAATCAATTCGATTGCCTTGGTGAGATGATCGTCGATCCGGTCCAGGTCGTGGTCGCTCATCTGGGCATGCTCGAAGCCGGGATCGGACGGCCGGCAATGAGCGATGCGCTTGCGCATGGTGCGGCTCGCTTCCAGACTGTCGATCAGGACGAGACCGATACCACAGGCAAGCCGGCGGGCAGGACGGCGTTCGAGCGCAAGGTCCTCAGCCACAAGATGAGGCTGCAGGCTGTGGTCCACAACTTCAGAACTGGCGCCGTCGACGTAGCTTTCCAGCCCCCGCTGAAGCTCATCCATCCAAGCCGCCAGCGCGGGAGACCGGTAAGGGTCGCTTCGCACGGGCAGGAAGGCTGCGGTGGGCAGGAACGCGTCGGCATCATGATATCCGCCATCAGCAAGGCCCGGGAAATAACGGGCCAGCGCCTCGACCCTTTCTCCGCAACCCGGCAGCTCGGAAGCGGCGGCAAGAATTCGGGCATAACGGGGTCGCTGTTTCAGCATATTGCCCGTTGCAGCCGCATTCACGAAACCGGACCTTGAAAAGAGCGGATTGCGCCGGAGCAAAGCTCTCGCCTGATCCGCCAACGGCTCGATCTGATAAGCAGACATCTTAGCTCTCCTCACCCGGACGCTTCGAACCTCGTCATGAGGCGCGCCACTTCAGGGAAGATTAGCTGCCGCCAGAACCGGCCGTACCAACGGCCTCCGGCTTGAAACCACGATCTCGTCTAGTCTTCCGTTGAGAGGAGCTTCTTGTGGACCCGTCATCGGCACGCCAGCACCGCGTTAAACTTCCGTGAAAAGGAAGCTTCGCCGACAAAAAAAGCCCCCTTTTCTAGGGGGCTTCAATCCTGGTGATCCTCGCCGAGAATCGGCTCACGGAGACAATACGGCGGCGATAGCTGCCGGGACATCGGGCAGGCCGAACCCGAAGAAATAGCTCATATCGAGAGCATCTTCGCCATCCGCATTCATGCAGTCGGCGGTCAGTGCGCGTATTCCCGGCGCTACCATCGCATCCAGCCGGGCCGTGGACTGCAGGATCGACTTGACCGAAGGGCCGGAGAGCCGTGCATCGCCACCGTTCTGGCTCTTATGTGCCCGCTGGATCAGGGCGCATATGCCCCCCACCTGTGCGGAGGCTCCCGACGTGCCGCCGAACGTGGTGTAGTAACCTCCACCAATGCCGGGATTGGCTGCGGACGGCACCATGGACGACCATGGATCCGCACCCCGGTCGTAACCGAATGCGCCGGGAAGGTCTGTCGTCAGCAGTGAGAAGTGAGAATACCTATATTCCCGCAGCCCGAATGCCTCATGGTCATGTTGCGCGGCGAAAGGGGACAGGCGGTCGACGCGCAACTGATGACGATTGAAGACTTCGCCGTCATCGGATGGCGAGACGACCGTAAGCCCCTCTCCGTAGTTGCTGTATCCCGAGCGGTAACCCTCGACCGTGACCGCGCCGACGGCGATTATCCCGTTGTCATCGGCGGCCAGATTGGCCGGATAGATCAACTGACTTTCGCCGCTGTTTCCCGCGGCGCAAACGATTGGAATATGATGGCTGATGGCGACGATGAGCTGCTTGAGGATATGCCACGCCCTATCGGGGTTTGATCCCTTTTGCGGGGTTTTCGGCTCCAGCTCGGCGCCGCCCTGCTCGGCCAGAGATATACGGGCGAACAGATCGGCAGCGATTTGATTTTTCCAGCGTTCGAGATCGGCCTTCAATTCGTTCTTCGGAATAACCCGACTGCGCTTCGGGTCCGGCAAGCCGCGTGGCAGGACGATGACATCGACACGCTGATGATAGGCGTAGAGGAACGCGGCGATGAACTGCAGGACATCGTCCTCGAAAGACGTCCTGATCGAGATCACCCGGGAGAAGGGATCCACGCCGAAATAGGGAAGAACGTTGCGATTGGCGCTCGGGCATGGCGTGCCGCCGGCACCGTAGAATACGCCCTCGGGGAGTGCCGAGGGACCTCCATCCTGCGTCGTCACGGCCGGCTCGCCGGCGATCAGGCCGGCACAGCAGGTGCCATGGGAAGCAAAAAGCGACTCCGGGTGGAACAACCGTCGGACGACGCCCTGCGAAGCCGCATATTCCGCGACAATGTCGTCGAGATATTCCCGATCATCGTTGGATAGGCCGAGGTTTCCCAACGGCGCGATATCAAGCCCCGCGAAGAACGCCTGTTTTTCTTCACGGTCGAAGGATGTGGTCGCATCGAGGATTTCGGCGACGCGCGAACCGTAGCGATGGCTCGTAAGGTCGATCGAGGCTTCACGGTCAAGCCGGGTCGCCAAATTCGGATGATCGGGCGCTATCCCGACATCGATCAGCGCCACGCGGGCGGGATGGATAGAACCGGCAGCCTCAATGGTATCCCAGACACTTCCCCCGATCTCCGGGTCAGGGACCGGACGCGCCGCAGTCTCGTTCTCGGACGGCGGTACGATCGGCGGCGAACCGTAGTCGGCATCGATGACGCCCAACGCCGTCAGATGCCAGAGATAGTAGTAGTTCATCGGTGCGGCCTGCGGCGCTTCCATGTCGGCGGACGTCATGATCTTCGTTCTCCCCAAAGAATAAAATCGGCCTCAAACCCATTCGTCGTGGACCGCCTGGAAAAGCGGCCCGAACGCATCATGGAGGTATGGAGCGAAACGCCGCGCCAGGTCCCGGCCGGCTTGCGTATCGCTCGGATAATGCAGTCCGGCCCATTCGCGATTTTCAGCGACGTTCAGCGCGATACGGGCGAGTTCATCCGTTGCCGGATGTTCAGGCAGGATCGTCGAGAAAGCGAATACGATCGAAAAGCACTGGAAGGCATGGTTGCTGGGATAGGATTCGTGCACCGGCACGGGCAGAAGCGGTCGCAACAGGGATTCGAACTGGTTCGGCCGAAGTCTGTTGAACTGGCTCTTGTAAAGAAGCCCGACATATTCGCAGGCGGTCAAGATCGCCTGAAACAAGCCCTCGGTCTGTTCGTACCCGCCAATGTCCTCGATATACAAGGCGCGGGTAAATTCCGACACGGAAATGGTCGCCTCGGCCTGGATGTCGGGCAATCGCCTTGCCCGCTCTCGATCGCGCCGCTGCATGGAAAGCAGCACCGCCGCTTCCAGTCGGGTATAGTCCGGACCGGGTGGCGGCTGGATGTCGAGCATTTCCCAAGTAAAACGCCGCGCGGCCGTGAACGCGTTGCGCGACGGCTGCTGGTGCAATCGGCGCAATTCGAACGCCGGAATGAGTTGCGATACGCCGAGACTCGCGCCGTCCATCGTCGACTTGTTTTTGTTCTTGTTCTTATTTTTGTTTTTATTCTTGTTCTTGTTCAGCGTGGCCTTGTTGAGCACCGACTTGTTTGCGACGCTCTTGTTGAGGACCGAGGCCGCCGCCATTGTCGCCATCATCAACGGAGGCTCGTCTATGGGTAGGGCCTCCTCGGACAGAGGGGCAAGCGCAGGCGGAACGGAGGGAGACGGCTCCATCTCCTCCGGAATGGCCTCGACGGGCCTCGGTTCGCAAGGGAGAACCGTATCAGGCTCAACCCTAAATCTATAAGAATTCAAAAAATGCACAATCTTTGATTGCGTCTCCAAATTTGCTTCCCCTACCATGCCCCAGCCTCCCCAAATGAGATCATCGTGAATGTTGCCTTAGCGAATTCTGGCGCCAGCCTTGATCAGGCCGTCGAGCAACAGCTTTCCACCGCCGGTGTTGAGCAATGGATAGCCCGTGCCGCGAAACGAGGTTATGGAAAACCCGTTTTCGACCTTATCAAGCCGTTCCACATATTGGTGTGCAGCCTCCAAATTGCCCGTGTGAGCGTGGCTGGAAGCGAGATAGCGCAACAGGCTATTGAAGTTCGGCCGGGAATGCAGGGCATCCTCGCCTGCGGCTATTGCCGCCACGTGGTCTCCCGCCAACCCGGCGCTGATGCATTTCGTCGTGTCGAAATAATATTTATGAGGGCTGTAGACGCCGAGCTCCTGCACCCACCGCGCCATCGCGCTGGCCTTCTCCGGCTGCCCCGCATAGCAATGCAGCATGGCATAGAGGTCCCAACCCAGCGGCAAGGCCGGGTTCAAACGGATCGACTTCTCGAACAGACCGGCTGCGTAATCGTACTCCCGGAATAGGAAAGAGTGGACATGTCCGACCAGCGCCAGGGAGACGGAATTATTCGGATCGAGTTCAAGAGCCTTTCGCGCATAGGCCTGGGCCTCTTCGATCACATGCGCATCCAGCGCGCTGAAGCGCTGGCCGACCTGGAATGTGCGGATGAAGGACAGCCAGGCGAAGGCAGACGCTCGCGGCTGATATTGAATCTGCTCCTGCAGCCGCTTTTCCGCCTTTTCGAGATCGCCTCTCGAAAGCCGGAAGATCGCGTTGACCGCATCGACGAAGAGACCATCGCGGGTCAGGCGACCGTCGCCGGCGCTCAACTCATGAAACAGCGACAACTGGTCGACTGCCTGGCTGATTAGAGCCGCGGCGACCCCGTATTCGGACCGCTCCATCTGGGTGCGTCCGATCATACGGCTGCCAAGCCATATGATCCGGTTGTCGAGCAGATGCTTGATCGCCAGCTCCACCAGCACCTGACTGCCATCGAAGGTCAGCCGCAGTTGAAGGCACAGTGGAAGACCCATCTTTCGATCCGGTTGCCCAAGATGCGGGTCGAAGGAGAGATCGGTAATGCCGAGCCCCAATCCGTCGAAGATCGCCTTGGCGAGCAGGTTCTGAAACTGCAATGCCGCGATCTGCCCCCCATCTCCGGCGCCGATGACGATCGGCGGCTGGAGAGCGATGGTCCACTGAATATTGTCCGGCGACGGCGGCTTGTCCGGATCAGTGCCCACAGCTGCCGAGGGAATATTGGTCGGGCGCTGGTCAGGCAAGCCTGTCAAAGGCAAGAGCGCTGATAGCGTGCTGACGTCGCGGCGAGGTTGCTGCCGAGGTTCGAACACATCGTCGACGCGCCCTTCTTCGATGCGTCGGTACCAGTTCTGTCTCTCGACCGTCAGCCAGTCTTCGAATTCAGGATCGCGGATATCCATGCCTTCGAGCAGTTCGTCGGTGATCTGGTCGACCAGGCGCTCGCTGCGCAGCATCTCATCGGTGTCGAGCGCGATGCGGTCCATGTCCAGCCACACGGTGTTCTTGTCGGCGATGATGAGATCGCGGGACGAACCCAGGGCTTTGTGAATATCCAGCAAGGCCTGCCTTAGGCTGGCGGCCGCCTGGTCCTCGGACCGGTCGCTCCACAATTTGTCTCTCAGCCAAACCCGCGAGCGGGATCCCCGCGCAGAGAGAGCAAGCATCGCAAGAATTGCCTGGGCCTTCTGGGACCGGGGTGTGGCAGATTTCCCTTTGCTGTCGACGAGACTGAACGGGCCAAGCAGGTACATCCGGAACACTGCATGTTTTGCATCCATGCGATCCATTGGCCCAACTCGTATTGTGCCCCTCTCGATCATCTCATCGAACCTGGGCTGCCCGTCCAGCAGACAGTCTGACACAAAAGCGGCCCTTGACAAGAGTGCGACAGGCGCACTTGCGATTCGGCAGCGCATGTCAGCGTTGTGGCCATTGACGAATTGAAGCATGAAAACATCCTTGGAAACCGCAAACCTGCCCTAGCGTGCCGCTGTCAAAGCAGCGTCAAAACAGCGTTAAAGTCGAGGCTCAACGAGTTGCGCCGAAGCGGTGTCTCGCATTTCTCGCTCGCGAATCACTGCGTTGACCCGAGACGGCGGGCTTTGCGAATAATCTGGACACTATTTACGGCGGCCCCGTCGTTATGGCCAAAAGGGCATCGCTGTCCTGAACACGTTGCGCTTCCTCAGAAATCACCTGCAGATCTCGCTGGCAGGTGATGTCAGGCTAAATCCGCCAAGGGTATTTTGGGCACGGCCATGAGGAGAGAATGACAGATACCAGGTCGTCGACGTGAAGCCGTGAGCAAAAAAGCCCGCGCCAGTCTCCCGGCGCGAGCTTTTGTCCAGGTTTTGACGATCAGGCAGCGCGAACCAGCTGTTCGGCCTGGCGCAGCGCCGAGATTACGCGATTCTGGCCGCGCACGAGCTGGGTCTTGGCGAAACCGAGCTTTTCAGGGCCGAGCTTGTCGAGATCGGCTGCCGTCGAGATGGCGGGCAGTTCCGGGATCGGCAAAGCCGGGTCGTGGCGGAAGCGCTGCTCGCGGGTGTAGTTGAGCGGCACCAGGATGCGGGCGAGCCTCTGGATCACGTGGTTGGCGCTCTTCGCTTCGATCTTGCCGCTGTCGATCCCGGCGTAGAACGCGGCGAGTGCTTCGGCCAAGGATTCGACGGCCTTGCGGCTCGGCGAAAGGTCGAAGCGGTTGCCGGCCTTCTTCTGGTAGGTGTCGACCGTGTGGAGGAATTCCTTTGCCGTCGCGCGCCAGTCGAAGGGCAGGATTTTTGCGTTGGCATTGCGCAGTACGGCGAGCAGATAGACCTTGATATCGCGCAGCATGATGTCCTTGTCGGCGATCTCCAGCGTGTCGTTTTCGGTGTGCCAGGCGATGTTGGCGCCGCAGCCGCCGACCGTGTAATAGCCCTTCTCCTCGCGGTCCCGCTCGGTCATGGTCGAGGACAGCATCAGGTAGCTCGACAGGCCGATATTGTTGAAGGAATAGTCGCCGGCGCGGTGCGGGCGTTCGGCTTCGGCTTTCTTGCCGGCCACTTCCTCGATGACGTCGGAGAGGAAGGCTTCCGTCTCGGTCATCATGCAGAGATTGATGAATTCGGTCGCCCAGCGGCAGCCGGGGCTGTCGCAATTGACCGAGGCGACGCAGTTTTCGTCAAGGTCGAGCGCAAAATTGTCGGAGAACCAGGTGGAGCCGGCATAACGGCCGGTCGAGTGGCCGGGCCACCAGCAGATGCGGATCGAGCGCTTCAGTTTGTCGCGGTTGGCCCACAGCACGCGGGCGATTTCGAGCAGCGTCGCGTCGCCGGTCGCATTGTCGCCGACGCCGACATCCCAGCTGTCCAGATGGCCGTGCAGGAAGACGTATTTGTCGGGTTCCTCGGTGCCCTTGATGAAGACTTCCGGCAGCTTCGATTTGAACCAGCCTTCTTCCATGTCCGCAAAGATGGTGACCTCCGTGCCGGTCTTGGCAAGCTCGATCAGCGCATCGCCGCTCTCGCGGTTGACGGCTACGGCCGGGATCGACGGCTTGCGCGGCAGGTCGTCGAGGTCGGGCGTGCCCCAGACGGTGGTGCAGGTTCCCCAGTGGATGTCGACGCCGGGATTGATGGCGATGACGCCGACCGCGCCGAGTTCCGTGAACTGCGAAACGAGACCCGGATTGGCGAAACCTTCCGAGAGAACCACCTTGCCGCGGACCCTGGCGGCGAGTTCGCCGGTGCCGTCGACGGTTTTCTCGAACATGGTCGAGATCGCTTTCGGCTGGAGGCTGGCGATATAAACGATCTCGCCCTTCACGCCCTTCGATGCATCCAGCGAATAGGACGGCGGCTTGGCGCGGAACGTTTGCCCGCCAGCTTCGACGCGTGCGAGGCCGGGTAAGCTGAGGAAAAGGTCGGCTTCGTGCATCTTGACCTCGACGCCGTGCTTGGCGAGCCGCGCCGCGACCTCGTCCATGGCGCGGTTCACATCGGTCGGATGCTCGCGCTTGTAGGTCGCAAAGCTCTCTACCAGAGCCCAGGGTTCATCCAGGTTCACCGCTCCCAGAACGGCGGATTCGATCTCGTTCATATCCGATACTCCCCAACTTGTTTTATTTAGTGAAACGATGTTTCACAAAACTTGAAAACGCTAACAGAGGTTGGGGGGCCCCGCAAGCAGCTTCGAGGGGCTAGAAATCGCACTGACGAAAACGGGCGCCAAAGCGCCCGTCGATTTCCGGATAGGTAGAGATGGGCTCAGTCCGGCCTCAAGCCCTTGATTTCACGAGGCCGTTTTCGCCGGGGCCGTGGATCGAAAGGCGCTCGGAAATTTCCGCAGCGGCGTCGAGGGCGGCCTTCAAATGGCTTTCGCGCCGCTCCTCGTCGAAACGGGCGACCGCGCCGGCAACCGAGATCGAGGCGATGATGGTGCCGTCGGCGCCGGTGATCGGGGCGGCGACGGAAAAGGCGCCCTCGTCGAGATCGTTAAGGACGATATTGTAGCCGTTGGCGCGGATGCGTTCGAGGGCCTGGCGCAGTTTCGCCCGGTCGGTGATCGTGTAGGGCGTGAAGGCTTCGAGCGGCTGGGAGAGCGCCGCATCGATGACCGAAGGATCCGCATAAGCCAGCAGCAGCAGTGATCCGCCGCCCGCATGCAGCGGGCCGTTGCGTCCGGCCTGGGCGAAAAGCCGGATCGAATGGCGGCCGGCGCGGGTCGCCAGAACGTAGGTCTTCAGGCCTTCACGCACGACAAGGTTGACGTTCTCGGATGTCTGGTCGCGGAGCGCATCCATGACCGGCCGGGCGGCGTAAAGCAGGGCGCCGTCCTTGCCGAGGCGCTCGCCAAGCACGCCGATGCGGTAGCCGAGTGCGAATTCGGCGCGTTCCGGATCACGCGATACGAAGCCGCGTTCCTCCAGCGTGTGCAGCAGGCGGAAGACCAGCGATTTGGTCATCCCCAGCGATTTGGCAAGCGACGTGACGCCCTGGTCCGGGCGGTCGGCAAGCGCTTCCAGAAGGGCAAGCGCCCGGTCCACCGCCGCGATCTTGTAGTCTTTTGGTTCGGTCATCGGATGGTCTCCTCCGGCATCTGATTTGGATTGCTTGAAGCTTCTTGCAATCTTCTTGGAATGTGTTTTACTCGCTCTCAATGCGAAACGATGTTTCACACAATAAAACATTGAGGGCCGGGTTGCAAACCCTTCGAAGGCGCTCGTGCAGAATTCTGTGGAATGAGTATCGGTTTTGAATGCGCGGGAAACGTGTTTGAAGGCCGATTTCGGATTTGCGATGCGGAGGGAGAAAACCCTTTGCCAACAAGAGAATAGTCAAGCTATTCAGAGGAGAACGACGATGAAGTCCGTTTTGAGAAGTGCATTCGCAGCTCTTGTGGTGACGGCCATCGCTCTGCCCGCATGGGCCGGCGATCCGATCCGCAAGATCACCGTCCTGTCCCGTCCGCAGGCCGGCCAGCAGGCGGAATTCCAGTCCGTCCAGCTGATCGCCCAGGAATGGCGCAAGCTCGGCCTCGATGTCGAAGTCCGGGCGATCCCCTGGGAACAGATGTCCGACGAAGTCTGGTACAAGCGCGACCAGTGGGACTCGACCGCCTGGCAGATGGTCGGCCGGCCTGAGCGCTCCGATCCGGACGAGCTCATCTTCAACCTCTTCCATTCCTCGACCGCCAAGGATGGCTACAATTTCGCGGGCTACCTGAACAAGGATTACGACGCGACCGCTGAAGCCCAGCGCGGCGAGATCGATCCGGCCAAGCGCAAGGCGCTGGTCTTCAAGGCTCAGGAGATCCTGTCGAAAGATCAACCCTACATGATGCTGGTGCATCCGAAGTCGACCTTCGCTTTCGACAAGACAGTCTGGAAGCCGGAATCGGTCGTCAATCAGAGCGGCATCGGCATCCGCAACACCTGGACCTTCCTCGGCATCGAGCCGGCTGGGCCCAAGAAGGACGTGATCATCAATTCGTCCGACAATATCAAGGCAATCAACCCGCTTTATATCTCGGGCAGCGTCGACAGCTGGATCACCGAACTCGTCTGGGACCGCCTGCTGCGCGTCGGCCCGGATGGCCTGCCGAAGGCATGGGCCGCCGAAAGCTTCACCTGGAAGGACGGCACCACGGTCGACGTGAAACTGAAGTCCGGCATGAAGTGGCATGACGGCAAGCCGGTCACCCCGGAAGACGTCAAGTTCTCGTTCGAAGCGGCAGTCGGCGGCGAAGCCCCGATGTACAAGCCTTTCGCGACGAATATCGATGCGATCACCATCAATGGCGACGTCATCACCTTCAAGCTGAAGAAGCCGGCCGCTTCCTTCGTGACGTCAAGCCTTGCCAAGGTCAACCTGATCCCGAAGCATATCTGGGAGCCGATCCTCAAGGATCTGGCCACCAAGCCGGAGACTGCGGAAAGCTATCAGGAGCAGATGCCGATCGGCTCCGGCCCGTTCAAGTTCACCAGCTGGGCCAAGAACGAGTCCGTCACGCTTGCCGCCAACAAGGACCACTTCGCCGCGCCGAAGGTCGATCGCTGGATCCTGCGTATCGTGCCGAACGCGGAAGCTGCCCTCGGCATGCTGCGCTCGGGTGAAATCAACTTCATGGGCGAGTTCACCGGCGATCCGCAGGTGCTCATCGACGCCGCCAAAAAGGATGGCGACCTGGAAGTCGTTTCCACCGTCGACATGGGCTTCCGCTACATCGCCTTCAACGAACGCCGTCCGCCCTTCAACGACCCGGCCTTCCGTCGTGCGCTTTCCGAAGCAGTCGACCGCCAGCTGATCGTCAAGGCCGCCTATCGCGGTTTCGCGGTCGCCTCGAACTCCATCGTCTCTCCGGCGCTCGAGTACTGGCATGACAAGTCGGTGGTCGACAGCTTCAAGGCCGGACAGGCCGTTGCGGCCAAGACCCTGAAGGATGCCGGCTATACGCTGGACGGTGGCAAGCTTCGCTATCCGGGCGACACCAAGGAAACCGTCGCCGCCAAGTAATCCTCACGGAGGCGGCGATCTCTCCCGG
This genomic window from Neorhizobium galegae contains:
- a CDS encoding ABC transporter substrate-binding protein; protein product: MKSVLRSAFAALVVTAIALPAWAGDPIRKITVLSRPQAGQQAEFQSVQLIAQEWRKLGLDVEVRAIPWEQMSDEVWYKRDQWDSTAWQMVGRPERSDPDELIFNLFHSSTAKDGYNFAGYLNKDYDATAEAQRGEIDPAKRKALVFKAQEILSKDQPYMMLVHPKSTFAFDKTVWKPESVVNQSGIGIRNTWTFLGIEPAGPKKDVIINSSDNIKAINPLYISGSVDSWITELVWDRLLRVGPDGLPKAWAAESFTWKDGTTVDVKLKSGMKWHDGKPVTPEDVKFSFEAAVGGEAPMYKPFATNIDAITINGDVITFKLKKPAASFVTSSLAKVNLIPKHIWEPILKDLATKPETAESYQEQMPIGSGPFKFTSWAKNESVTLAANKDHFAAPKVDRWILRIVPNAEAALGMLRSGEINFMGEFTGDPQVLIDAAKKDGDLEVVSTVDMGFRYIAFNERRPPFNDPAFRRALSEAVDRQLIVKAAYRGFAVASNSIVSPALEYWHDKSVVDSFKAGQAVAAKTLKDAGYTLDGGKLRYPGDTKETVAAK
- a CDS encoding IclR family transcriptional regulator: MTEPKDYKIAAVDRALALLEALADRPDQGVTSLAKSLGMTKSLVFRLLHTLEERGFVSRDPERAEFALGYRIGVLGERLGKDGALLYAARPVMDALRDQTSENVNLVVREGLKTYVLATRAGRHSIRLFAQAGRNGPLHAGGGSLLLLAYADPSVIDAALSQPLEAFTPYTITDRAKLRQALERIRANGYNIVLNDLDEGAFSVAAPITGADGTIIASISVAGAVARFDEERRESHLKAALDAAAEISERLSIHGPGENGLVKSRA
- a CDS encoding SARP family transcriptional regulator encodes the protein MLQFVNGHNADMRCRIASAPVALLSRAAFVSDCLLDGQPRFDEMIERGTIRVGPMDRMDAKHAVFRMYLLGPFSLVDSKGKSATPRSQKAQAILAMLALSARGSRSRVWLRDKLWSDRSEDQAAASLRQALLDIHKALGSSRDLIIADKNTVWLDMDRIALDTDEMLRSERLVDQITDELLEGMDIRDPEFEDWLTVERQNWYRRIEEGRVDDVFEPRQQPRRDVSTLSALLPLTGLPDQRPTNIPSAAVGTDPDKPPSPDNIQWTIALQPPIVIGAGDGGQIAALQFQNLLAKAIFDGLGLGITDLSFDPHLGQPDRKMGLPLCLQLRLTFDGSQVLVELAIKHLLDNRIIWLGSRMIGRTQMERSEYGVAAALISQAVDQLSLFHELSAGDGRLTRDGLFVDAVNAIFRLSRGDLEKAEKRLQEQIQYQPRASAFAWLSFIRTFQVGQRFSALDAHVIEEAQAYARKALELDPNNSVSLALVGHVHSFLFREYDYAAGLFEKSIRLNPALPLGWDLYAMLHCYAGQPEKASAMARWVQELGVYSPHKYYFDTTKCISAGLAGDHVAAIAAGEDALHSRPNFNSLLRYLASSHAHTGNLEAAHQYVERLDKVENGFSITSFRGTGYPLLNTGGGKLLLDGLIKAGARIR
- a CDS encoding M28 family peptidase produces the protein MNEIESAVLGAVNLDEPWALVESFATYKREHPTDVNRAMDEVAARLAKHGVEVKMHEADLFLSLPGLARVEAGGQTFRAKPPSYSLDASKGVKGEIVYIASLQPKAISTMFEKTVDGTGELAARVRGKVVLSEGFANPGLVSQFTELGAVGVIAINPGVDIHWGTCTTVWGTPDLDDLPRKPSIPAVAVNRESGDALIELAKTGTEVTIFADMEEGWFKSKLPEVFIKGTEEPDKYVFLHGHLDSWDVGVGDNATGDATLLEIARVLWANRDKLKRSIRICWWPGHSTGRYAGSTWFSDNFALDLDENCVASVNCDSPGCRWATEFINLCMMTETEAFLSDVIEEVAGKKAEAERPHRAGDYSFNNIGLSSYLMLSSTMTERDREEKGYYTVGGCGANIAWHTENDTLEIADKDIMLRDIKVYLLAVLRNANAKILPFDWRATAKEFLHTVDTYQKKAGNRFDLSPSRKAVESLAEALAAFYAGIDSGKIEAKSANHVIQRLARILVPLNYTREQRFRHDPALPIPELPAISTAADLDKLGPEKLGFAKTQLVRGQNRVISALRQAEQLVRAA